In one Phyllostomus discolor isolate MPI-MPIP mPhyDis1 chromosome 8, mPhyDis1.pri.v3, whole genome shotgun sequence genomic region, the following are encoded:
- the C8H8orf74 gene encoding uncharacterized protein C8orf74 homolog has product MAHLTPQELKKVFQFQKPEGREHLRRLLNWEKFDEVGDSRKSILLDTLYESIIFAVGKGFPWVEVVEVVKFTEEILKETKGCSITEAVTILGNKLRDYQGQFNTTHLLALCDYFHNTFLRHYKLYQYVLGQDQEVNLTVTHLEVCSPPEPLPLAEGKDSDLWKHEQQVAEFSMEEVQKRTNMLLLKEALHLEQEHKLQQYFSEEEPAQQGRVLKREELENLIKEAIHIQIECLQELLQYEIQVTYDILDLKLRKKTLKLNAPVPFPLSITGQPGQDESLKFNKANKGKKEKGKRAKGKK; this is encoded by the exons ATGGCACACTTAACACCCCAGGAGCTGAAAAAAGTCTTCCAATTTCAG AAACCAGAGGGTCGGGAGCACCTACGGAGGCTGCTGAACTGGGAGAAGTTTGACGAGGTGGGAGACTCCCGCAAAAGCATCTTGCTGGATACCCTCTACGAAAGCATCATCTTTGCCGTGGGCAAAGGCTTTCCATGGGTGGAGGTGGTCGAGGTGGTGAAGTTCACAGAAGAGATACTTAAGGAAACCAAAG GCTGCTCCATCACCGAGGCTGTGACGATCCTAGGGAACAAGCTCAGAGACTACCAGGGGCAGTTCAACACCACCCACCTGCTGGCCCTCTGCGACTACTTCCACAACACCTTCCTCCGCCACTACAAACTCTACCAGTACGTCCTGGGCCAGGACCAGGAAGTCAACCTGACGGTCACCCACCTGGAGGTGTGCTCGCCACCCGAGCCCCTCCCGCTGGCTGAGGGTAAGGACAGCGACCTGTGGAAGCATGAGCAGCAGGTGGCCGAGTTCAGCATGGAGGAGGTGCAGAAGCGCACCAACATGCTGCTCCTGAAGGAGGCGCTGCACCTGGAGCAGGAGCACAAGCTGCAGCAATATTTCTCGGAGGAGGAGCCAGCACAGCAGGGCCGGGTTCTGAAGAGAGAG GAGTTAGAGAATCTCATCAAGGAGGCCATTCACATCCAGATCGAGTGCCTGCAAGAGCTGCTGCAGTATGAAATACAGGTAACTTACGATATTTTGGACCTGAAACTTCGGAAGAAGACTTTAAAGCTCAACGCTCCTGTCCCTTTCCCACTGTCCATCACTGGCCAGCCAGGCCAAGATGAATCTCTAAAgttcaacaaagcaaacaaaggaaagaaagaaaaaggaaagagagcaaaagGCAAGAAGTAG